The Diaphorobacter ruginosibacter genome contains a region encoding:
- the soxR gene encoding redox-sensitive transcriptional activator SoxR yields MIHKDDQLMSIGAIAQRSGVKASALRYYESLGLISSVRTESSHRQYLRSTLRRIAYIVFAQRVGFHLDEIARQLAGLSGDHAPSKEDWHTMSVVWMQRVDARIDELKLLRKSLEECIGCGCLSMQACSVFNEGDCMAKNGPGPRRWLGDKMHASKGAGPAGGSCCGHAE; encoded by the coding sequence ATGATTCATAAGGATGATCAGCTCATGAGCATCGGTGCGATAGCCCAGCGCAGTGGCGTGAAGGCCTCGGCGCTGCGCTATTACGAATCGCTGGGTCTCATCAGTTCGGTGCGCACCGAGTCGTCGCACCGGCAGTACCTGCGCTCCACCCTGCGCCGTATCGCCTACATCGTCTTCGCGCAGCGCGTGGGCTTTCACCTGGACGAAATCGCACGGCAGCTCGCCGGCCTGAGCGGCGACCACGCGCCGTCAAAGGAAGACTGGCACACCATGTCCGTTGTGTGGATGCAGCGTGTCGATGCCCGTATCGACGAATTGAAGCTGCTGCGCAAGAGCCTGGAGGAATGCATAGGCTGCGGTTGCCTGTCCATGCAGGCGTGCTCGGTGTTCAACGAAGGCGACTGCATGGCCAAGAACGGTCCCGGCCCACGCCGATGGCTGGGCGACAAGATGCATGCCTCCAAGGGCGCGGGCCCTGCCGGCGGCTCATGCTGCGGTCACGCAGAATGA
- a CDS encoding MFS transporter, with protein MNTSVHQAALVPPRLQYPNAALTLLSFSQLLIALDATIVFVALDAMGSHLAMSAQHLQWIISAYSVAFGGCLLMGGRCADLLGRRRMYVAGMSVFALASFLGGLAHDSWQLIAARAGQGLGAAILFPATLSLINNIYAEGAERNRALAIWSMASAGGLAAGALLGGLLTQWLGWNWVLWVMVPVALPCALLATRYLPRDSEGVHHGSGFDLGGCVTVTLGSTLLVTALVQGPEWGWTSARLAWMLALALVLLAVFVRIELTTREPLMPLSLLRVPGLRAAMALTMAFMSSYGVQYYFLALCFQQVFGWSPLQAGLAFIMPTIVCTAGIRMAERMLARTAVRHVLLTGWAMGAIGLACIAWTLPLAANYAWLVPGLIVQSLGQGVSWTAMWIVAGQNIPPHQQGVSSGIAATAQQVGAAVGLAVLVMISTAPLMGVAEGGDLLAARLRGLQHAEWGAAAFALLGLLVAWRMGDAQPRAEGVVSRVGDGATCAD; from the coding sequence ATGAACACCTCTGTGCACCAGGCGGCGCTGGTTCCGCCGCGCCTGCAATATCCGAACGCGGCGCTGACGCTGCTGTCCTTCTCCCAACTGCTGATTGCGCTGGACGCCACCATCGTTTTTGTCGCTCTCGACGCCATGGGCTCCCATCTGGCGATGAGTGCACAGCACCTGCAATGGATCATCAGCGCCTATAGCGTGGCCTTCGGCGGCTGTCTGCTGATGGGCGGGCGCTGCGCAGATCTGCTGGGGCGGCGGCGCATGTATGTGGCTGGCATGTCGGTCTTCGCGCTGGCGTCATTCCTGGGCGGCCTGGCGCATGATTCCTGGCAACTGATTGCCGCACGCGCAGGGCAGGGCCTGGGGGCCGCCATACTCTTTCCAGCCACGCTTTCGCTGATCAACAATATCTATGCCGAGGGAGCGGAGCGCAACCGCGCGCTCGCGATCTGGAGCATGGCCTCGGCGGGCGGACTGGCGGCGGGCGCGCTGCTCGGTGGGTTGCTCACCCAGTGGCTGGGCTGGAACTGGGTGCTGTGGGTGATGGTGCCCGTTGCCTTGCCCTGCGCACTCCTGGCCACGCGCTATCTGCCCCGGGACAGCGAAGGCGTGCACCACGGATCGGGCTTCGACCTGGGCGGATGTGTCACCGTCACACTTGGTAGCACCCTGCTCGTGACGGCATTGGTCCAGGGGCCGGAGTGGGGATGGACCAGCGCCCGGTTGGCGTGGATGCTGGCGCTTGCGTTGGTTCTGCTCGCGGTCTTTGTGCGCATCGAGCTGACAACCCGCGAGCCGCTGATGCCGCTTTCGCTGCTCAGGGTTCCCGGCCTGCGTGCCGCAATGGCACTCACCATGGCCTTCATGAGCAGCTACGGCGTGCAGTACTACTTTCTGGCGCTGTGCTTTCAGCAGGTGTTCGGCTGGTCGCCGCTGCAGGCGGGCCTGGCGTTCATCATGCCGACCATCGTGTGCACCGCCGGCATCCGCATGGCCGAACGCATGCTCGCGCGCACTGCGGTCCGTCACGTGCTGCTGACCGGCTGGGCCATGGGGGCCATCGGGCTTGCATGCATTGCATGGACGCTGCCCTTGGCTGCCAACTATGCATGGCTCGTACCCGGGCTCATCGTTCAAAGCCTGGGCCAGGGCGTGAGCTGGACGGCCATGTGGATCGTCGCGGGACAGAACATTCCGCCGCATCAGCAAGGCGTGTCCTCGGGCATCGCAGCGACAGCACAGCAGGTAGGGGCGGCGGTCGGCCTGGCCGTGCTTGTGATGATCTCGACCGCCCCCCTCATGGGCGTGGCGGAAGGCGGCGACCTGCTGGCTGCCAGGCTTCGCGGCCTGCAGCATGCGGAGTGGGGCGCAGCTGCGTTCGCCTTACTCGGGTTGCTGGTGGCGTGGAGGATGGGTGATGCTCAGCCACGCGCCGAGGGTGTAGTTTCTCGGGTGGGCGACGGAGCGACCTGTGCGGACTGA
- a CDS encoding LysR family transcriptional regulator, whose product MDLNAVHMLIKVAECKSFTLAANQLSTSQSRISRTIAQLESELGVRLLHRNTRNVSLTPDGCELVDRCAPLIAGLDDARKLLLDRRCEPSGTLRLSAPSILGRVVLTPLLGQLMDRHPQLQIDASFTDRLVDMVDEGFDAAVRIGPLQDSRMIARSLPPLRWVTVASPAYLAQFGTPRTLEDLARHRCLAVYNHYLGRRVPWQFLNTDGEPEDWLAPQSVTFDSGDPLVEGSVSGLGVAQVMEFAVRSHIEAGRLVRLLPQCEGRSRELALVYPRSRQASPKVKVLAQLLLAQDCW is encoded by the coding sequence ATGGATCTCAATGCCGTTCACATGCTCATCAAGGTGGCCGAGTGCAAGAGCTTTACGCTGGCCGCCAATCAGCTGTCCACGAGCCAGTCCCGCATCTCCCGCACGATTGCGCAACTGGAGAGCGAACTGGGAGTGCGGCTGCTGCATCGCAACACGCGCAACGTCTCTCTCACGCCCGATGGTTGCGAACTGGTGGATCGCTGCGCGCCGCTGATTGCGGGCCTGGACGATGCGCGCAAGCTTCTGCTCGACCGGCGCTGCGAGCCCTCAGGCACGCTGCGCCTCTCGGCCCCGTCGATACTGGGGCGCGTCGTGCTCACGCCGCTGCTTGGGCAATTGATGGACAGGCATCCGCAGTTGCAGATCGACGCAAGCTTCACCGACCGGCTGGTCGACATGGTCGACGAAGGCTTCGATGCTGCGGTGCGCATCGGCCCGCTGCAGGACAGCCGCATGATTGCCCGCAGCCTGCCGCCACTGCGTTGGGTGACGGTGGCTTCGCCGGCCTATCTCGCGCAGTTCGGTACACCTCGCACACTCGAGGATCTGGCGCGGCACCGCTGCCTTGCGGTCTACAACCACTATCTGGGCCGGCGCGTGCCATGGCAGTTCCTCAACACCGATGGCGAACCCGAGGACTGGCTGGCGCCGCAATCCGTCACCTTCGACAGTGGAGACCCCTTGGTGGAAGGCTCGGTTTCCGGCCTCGGAGTGGCACAGGTGATGGAGTTCGCGGTCCGCTCGCACATCGAGGCAGGCCGCCTCGTGCGCCTGCTGCCGCAGTGCGAGGGGCGAAGCCGCGAACTGGCGCTGGTGTATCCGCGCTCGCGGCAGGCCTCGCCGAAGGTCAAGGTGCTGGCCCAACTGCTGCTGGCGCAGGACTGCTGGTGA
- a CDS encoding efflux RND transporter permease subunit: MDFSKFFIDRPIFAVVLSVIMFAVGLIAMPLLPVGEYPEVVPPSVVVRATYPGANPKEIAESVAVPLEEAINGVEGLMYMKSVAASDGSLQVVSTFRPGTDPDTAAVRVQNRVSQAQSRLPEEVRQFGVTTQKQSPTPLMYVGLVSTDGKFDTLYLRNYLTLKVKDELSRLQGVGDVGIYGAGDYAMRIWLDPEKVASRGLTASQVIASIREQNIQVSAGQLGAEPSATPADKLLSINVRGRLRSVEEFGDIVLKAGSGGQVVRLSDVGRVELGASDYTLRASLDDKQMAAVGIFLTPGANALGVADKVYATLERLSAQLPEGARFEYVWDPNEFVRNSITSVQHTLIEAVVLVVLVVIVFLQTWRASIIPLLAVPVSIIGTFAWLYLLGYSINTLTLFGLVLAIGIVVDDAIVVVENVERFIEQGHSPSEAAHLAMREVSGPIIAIALVLCAVFVPMAFLDGITGQFYKQFAVTIAISTVISAINSLTLSPALAAKLLQGHGARKDGLSRAMDAVFGGFFRWFNRVFHRSADGYERTVGRSLHRRGVVFVVYAALLAGVVVLFGRVPGGFIPMQDKLYLFAGAKLPEGASLARTDEVTKELSRRALSVEGVHSSAAFSGLNALQGTNTPNLTSAYVILKPFAERTRSATEISAELNAKLSGMEGGFGYALMPPPIQGLGNGSGYSLFLEDRAGLGYAALQQALSTFQAEIAKTPGMYYPVSAFQSNIPQLEVQVDRTKAKAQGVALTDLFQTLQAYLGSVYVNDFNAFGRVYRVMLQADADYRQKAEHIGQLRTRNDRGEMVPIASMVTVKSTFGPDPVMRYNGFPAADLIGDADPRVMSSAQTLAKLQEIADRVLPRGIELSWTEMSYQQVEQSHAAMIVFAVALMLVFLVLAALYESWTMPLAVILIVPVCICAALFGVWLSGGDNNVFVQVGLVVLMGLACKNAILIVEFARELEMQGKSIRDAALEACRLRLRPIVMTSIAFIAGAVPLLMGTGAGSEVRFATGVTVFSGMLGVTLFGLFLTPVFYVTLRKLSGRSLVRHGASSPATPAIQMEGGHA; the protein is encoded by the coding sequence ATGGATTTCTCCAAGTTCTTCATCGACCGGCCCATCTTTGCGGTGGTGCTGTCGGTCATCATGTTTGCCGTGGGCCTGATCGCCATGCCGCTGCTGCCGGTGGGCGAATACCCGGAAGTCGTCCCCCCGAGCGTCGTGGTGCGCGCCACCTATCCGGGCGCGAACCCCAAGGAGATCGCCGAGTCGGTGGCGGTACCGCTCGAGGAGGCGATCAACGGGGTGGAAGGGCTGATGTACATGAAGTCGGTCGCGGCTTCGGATGGCAGCCTGCAGGTGGTCTCCACCTTCCGTCCCGGCACCGATCCCGACACGGCCGCCGTGCGCGTGCAGAACCGCGTGAGCCAGGCGCAGAGCCGCCTGCCCGAGGAGGTGCGCCAATTCGGGGTGACCACGCAGAAGCAGTCGCCGACCCCGCTGATGTACGTGGGACTGGTCTCCACGGACGGTAAATTCGATACGCTGTACCTGCGCAACTACCTGACGCTCAAGGTGAAGGATGAGCTCTCGCGCCTGCAGGGCGTGGGCGACGTGGGCATCTACGGCGCGGGAGACTATGCGATGCGCATCTGGCTTGATCCGGAGAAGGTGGCCTCGCGCGGGCTCACAGCGTCGCAGGTGATCGCCTCCATCCGCGAGCAGAACATCCAGGTGTCGGCCGGGCAACTGGGGGCGGAGCCCAGCGCCACGCCGGCCGACAAGCTGCTGTCCATCAACGTGCGCGGGCGGCTGCGCAGCGTGGAGGAGTTCGGGGACATCGTGCTCAAGGCCGGCAGTGGCGGGCAGGTGGTGCGTCTGTCGGACGTGGGGCGCGTGGAACTGGGCGCCAGCGACTACACGCTGCGCGCCTCGCTCGACGACAAGCAGATGGCCGCCGTCGGTATCTTCCTCACGCCGGGCGCGAATGCGCTGGGTGTCGCGGACAAGGTCTATGCCACGCTCGAGAGGCTCTCGGCCCAGTTGCCCGAGGGCGCCCGCTTTGAGTATGTGTGGGATCCGAACGAGTTCGTGCGCAACTCCATCACATCGGTGCAGCACACGCTGATCGAGGCGGTGGTGCTCGTGGTACTGGTGGTAATCGTTTTCCTGCAGACATGGCGTGCCTCGATCATCCCGCTCCTGGCGGTGCCCGTGTCGATCATCGGGACCTTTGCCTGGCTGTATCTGCTGGGCTATTCGATCAACACGCTGACGCTGTTCGGGCTGGTGCTGGCCATCGGCATCGTGGTGGACGATGCGATCGTGGTGGTGGAGAACGTCGAGCGCTTCATCGAGCAGGGACACAGCCCGAGCGAGGCGGCGCACCTTGCGATGCGCGAGGTCTCCGGGCCGATCATCGCGATCGCGCTGGTGCTGTGCGCGGTGTTCGTGCCGATGGCCTTCCTCGACGGGATCACGGGTCAGTTCTACAAGCAGTTCGCGGTGACGATCGCCATCTCCACGGTGATCTCGGCGATCAACTCGCTCACGCTCTCGCCAGCACTCGCGGCCAAGTTGCTGCAGGGGCACGGCGCCCGAAAGGACGGCCTGTCGCGCGCGATGGATGCCGTATTCGGCGGATTCTTCCGGTGGTTCAACCGCGTTTTCCATCGCAGCGCGGATGGCTACGAGCGCACCGTCGGCCGCTCGCTGCACAGGCGCGGCGTGGTGTTCGTGGTCTACGCGGCGCTGCTGGCCGGGGTCGTGGTGCTCTTCGGCAGGGTGCCGGGCGGCTTCATTCCCATGCAGGACAAGCTCTACCTGTTTGCCGGTGCCAAGCTTCCCGAGGGCGCTTCGCTGGCGCGCACCGACGAGGTCACGAAGGAGCTTTCGCGCCGCGCACTGAGCGTGGAGGGCGTCCACTCTTCGGCCGCTTTCTCGGGCCTGAACGCCCTGCAGGGCACGAACACGCCGAATCTCACGAGTGCGTACGTGATCCTCAAGCCATTTGCCGAACGCACACGCAGCGCCACGGAAATCAGTGCCGAACTCAACGCCAAGCTTTCGGGCATGGAGGGAGGATTTGGCTATGCCCTGATGCCGCCACCGATCCAGGGGCTGGGCAACGGCTCGGGCTATTCGCTGTTCCTGGAGGACCGCGCCGGCCTGGGCTATGCGGCGCTTCAGCAGGCCCTGAGCACGTTCCAGGCGGAGATCGCGAAGACGCCTGGCATGTACTACCCGGTGAGCGCATTCCAGTCCAACATACCGCAGCTGGAAGTGCAGGTCGACCGCACCAAGGCCAAGGCGCAGGGCGTGGCATTGACCGATCTGTTCCAGACGCTCCAGGCCTATCTCGGCTCGGTGTATGTGAACGATTTCAACGCCTTCGGACGCGTGTACCGCGTGATGCTGCAGGCCGATGCGGACTACCGCCAGAAGGCCGAGCACATCGGCCAGCTGCGCACGCGCAACGACCGCGGCGAGATGGTTCCGATCGCGTCGATGGTGACCGTGAAGTCCACGTTCGGCCCCGACCCGGTGATGCGCTACAACGGCTTTCCCGCTGCCGACCTGATCGGCGATGCCGATCCGCGCGTGATGTCGTCCGCGCAGACGCTGGCCAAGCTGCAGGAAATCGCCGACCGGGTGCTTCCGCGCGGCATCGAGCTGTCATGGACGGAAATGAGCTACCAGCAGGTGGAGCAGAGCCATGCCGCGATGATCGTCTTTGCGGTCGCGCTCATGCTGGTGTTCCTGGTGCTGGCCGCGCTCTACGAGAGCTGGACCATGCCTCTCGCGGTGATCCTCATCGTGCCGGTCTGTATCTGTGCGGCGCTGTTCGGCGTATGGCTGTCGGGTGGCGACAACAATGTGTTCGTGCAGGTGGGCCTCGTGGTGCTGATGGGTCTGGCCTGCAAGAACGCGATCCTGATCGTCGAGTTTGCGCGAGAGCTCGAGATGCAGGGCAAGAGCATCCGCGATGCGGCGCTCGAGGCATGCAGGCTGCGCCTGCGCCCGATCGTGATGACATCGATTGCGTTCATCGCGGGTGCTGTGCCGCTGTTGATGGGTACGGGTGCGGGCAGCGAAGTGCGTTTCGCGACGGGCGTGACGGTGTTCTCCGGAATGCTGGGCGTCACCTTGTTCGGGCTGTTTCTCACGCCTGTTTTCTACGTCACCCTGCGCAAGCTCAGCGGGCGAAGCCTGGTGCGGCACGGTGCGTCGTCACCCGCCACGCCGGCGATTCAAATGGAGGGCGGTCATGCCTGA
- a CDS encoding efflux RND transporter periplasmic adaptor subunit — translation MALVAALGGSAMLAGCDRLTGAKDANAAGAEKAAAPEQTAQVGVTTLESREVQQWDEFNGRVGAVQMVELRARVSGYIDQVNFAEGQPVRKGQVLFTIDQRPYKTALESAQAQLQRAQVAAQHAETLSTRAQDLVKDHAVSREEADNRSASLAQAQANVRAAQADVAAARLNLEFTQVRSPIDGRAGRAMLTVGNLAQADQSVLTSLASQDPVYIYFDADEHTLLRYSQGGQRALERKALPVRVALADETDFPNTGVLDFTDNQLDPGTGTIRARALLRNPKNRFTPGMFARVQLQNPVRMDAVLIDDKAILTDQDRQYVYVVGEGERAERRDVKPGRMVDGKRLVQEGLKPGDRLVVSGLQRIWYPGMKLDAKEASQAQTTASAGR, via the coding sequence ATGGCGCTGGTGGCAGCATTGGGCGGTTCGGCCATGCTGGCGGGATGCGACCGCCTGACGGGAGCAAAGGACGCCAATGCAGCCGGGGCGGAGAAGGCCGCGGCACCCGAGCAGACCGCGCAGGTCGGCGTGACCACGCTCGAGAGCCGCGAGGTGCAGCAATGGGATGAATTCAATGGCCGCGTCGGCGCTGTGCAGATGGTGGAGCTGCGAGCTCGCGTGAGCGGCTACATCGACCAGGTGAACTTCGCCGAAGGCCAGCCCGTGCGCAAGGGGCAGGTGCTGTTCACCATCGACCAGCGTCCCTACAAAACCGCCTTGGAGAGCGCCCAGGCACAACTGCAGCGCGCACAGGTGGCGGCTCAGCACGCCGAGACACTGAGCACCCGGGCCCAGGACCTGGTGAAGGATCACGCCGTGTCGAGGGAAGAGGCTGACAACCGCAGCGCGAGCCTGGCCCAGGCTCAGGCCAACGTGCGTGCAGCCCAGGCCGACGTCGCCGCGGCCAGGCTGAACCTGGAATTCACCCAGGTGCGTTCACCCATCGACGGCCGTGCGGGACGCGCGATGCTGACGGTCGGTAATTTGGCGCAGGCCGACCAGAGCGTGCTCACGTCGCTGGCCTCCCAGGATCCTGTCTACATCTATTTCGATGCGGACGAGCACACGCTGCTGCGCTATAGCCAGGGAGGGCAGCGGGCACTGGAGCGCAAGGCCCTGCCGGTGCGCGTGGCGCTGGCCGACGAGACGGACTTTCCGAACACGGGCGTGCTCGACTTCACCGACAACCAGCTTGACCCCGGCACCGGCACGATCCGCGCCAGGGCCTTGCTGCGCAATCCGAAGAACCGCTTCACCCCGGGCATGTTCGCGCGTGTCCAGTTGCAGAACCCTGTGCGCATGGACGCGGTTCTGATCGACGACAAGGCGATTTTGACCGACCAGGATCGGCAGTATGTCTACGTGGTGGGTGAGGGCGAGCGTGCCGAGCGGCGTGACGTGAAGCCCGGCCGCATGGTGGATGGCAAGCGACTCGTGCAGGAGGGTCTGAAACCGGGTGATCGGCTGGTGGTCTCGGGCCTGCAGCGCATCTGGTATCCGGGCATGAAGCTCGACGCCAAGGAGGCCTCGCAGGCGCAAACCACGGCTTCCGCCGGACGTTAA
- a CDS encoding acetyltransferase produces the protein MFHLRKSHTADSPSAIDIWCRAVDDSHDFLSPADRQSIEQEVRSFLPQVPLDLAVDVASGQTAAFMFLHDGHLEALFVHPQFKGRGAGGLLVRHALAVHPMLTVDVNEQNMQARRFYGHQGFQPVGRSDVDGQGRRYPIIHMRYMG, from the coding sequence ATGTTTCATCTCCGCAAGTCCCACACCGCGGACAGCCCCTCCGCCATCGACATCTGGTGCCGCGCCGTCGACGACAGCCACGACTTCCTGAGCCCTGCGGACCGGCAGTCCATCGAGCAGGAAGTCCGCTCATTCCTCCCGCAGGTACCGCTGGACCTCGCGGTAGACGTCGCCAGCGGCCAGACCGCCGCATTCATGTTCCTGCACGATGGCCATCTGGAAGCCTTGTTCGTGCATCCCCAATTCAAGGGACGCGGCGCCGGCGGCCTGCTGGTGCGCCACGCCCTTGCGGTCCATCCCATGCTTACGGTCGATGTGAACGAGCAGAACATGCAGGCCCGGCGCTTCTACGGGCACCAGGGATTCCAGCCCGTCGGCCGCTCCGACGTCGATGGCCAGGGACGACGCTATCCGATCATCCACATGCGATACATGGGCTGA
- a CDS encoding dihydrofolate reductase family protein: MKTQYYTASTLDGFIATEDDSIEWLSTLSDVGKPEDASYPRFIADVGAIAMGSSTYEWIVRHAEQVRRELGKAWPYTQPAWVFTTRVLPPVEGADLRFVQGDVREVHARMRQAAGEKNIWIMGGGDLAAQFHEAGLLDELIVGVASVTLGKGKPLFTRPLTGSELQLTSVQQMGSGMAELRYAVRKAA, encoded by the coding sequence ATGAAAACCCAGTACTACACCGCGAGCACCCTCGACGGGTTCATCGCAACGGAAGACGACTCCATCGAATGGCTGTCCACCTTGAGCGACGTCGGCAAGCCGGAAGACGCGAGCTACCCCCGCTTCATTGCGGACGTGGGCGCCATCGCCATGGGATCGTCGACCTACGAGTGGATCGTGCGCCACGCCGAGCAGGTCCGCAGGGAATTGGGCAAGGCATGGCCCTACACGCAACCGGCATGGGTGTTCACCACACGTGTCCTGCCACCTGTCGAGGGAGCCGATCTCCGCTTTGTCCAGGGCGATGTGCGTGAGGTCCACGCAAGGATGCGGCAGGCGGCGGGAGAGAAGAATATCTGGATCATGGGTGGCGGTGACCTGGCCGCGCAGTTCCACGAGGCGGGCCTGCTCGACGAACTCATCGTGGGCGTTGCGTCGGTGACGCTCGGCAAGGGCAAGCCCCTGTTCACGCGTCCACTGACCGGCTCGGAACTCCAACTGACCAGCGTTCAGCAGATGGGCTCAGGCATGGCGGAACTGCGCTATGCGGTGCGCAAGGCGGCATGA
- a CDS encoding amino acid permease, with product MSMIAIGGSIGTGLFVASGATISQAGPGGALLAYMVIGLMVYFLMTSLGEMASHLPVSGSFATYGARYVDEGFGFALGWNYWYNWAVTIAVDLVAAQLVMAYWFPDVNGVLWSALFLALMFGLNALSARGFGESEFWFATIKVITVLVFIAIGLLMVFGILNGGAPEGIWGNVANFTAGDAPFAGGFAALIGVAMVVGFSFQGTELIGIAAGESEDPARNVPRAVRKVFWRILLFYVFAILIIGLLIPYTDPKLLKNDLGDIAVSPFTLVFERAGLLGAAAVTNAVVLTSVLSAGNSGMYASTRMLYALAEQGMAPRIFARVNRRGVPVLALIATTVIAAMCFLTNIFSPSAVYIWLLNLSGMCGFVAWLGIAVSHYRFRKGCEVQNYPLGNLPYRAPAFPVGPVFAFVLCMIITLGQNYENFLADKIDWAGVVATYIGLPLFLAIWFGYKWIKGTRIVAYKDMDVSGAR from the coding sequence ATGTCGATGATCGCCATCGGCGGCTCCATCGGCACGGGCCTTTTCGTCGCCTCGGGCGCAACCATCTCGCAGGCCGGGCCCGGCGGCGCGCTGCTGGCCTATATGGTCATCGGCCTGATGGTCTATTTCCTGATGACCAGCCTGGGCGAAATGGCATCGCACCTGCCCGTCTCGGGTTCCTTTGCCACCTATGGCGCCAGGTACGTGGACGAAGGCTTCGGCTTCGCGCTCGGCTGGAACTACTGGTACAACTGGGCCGTGACGATTGCCGTGGACCTCGTAGCCGCCCAGCTGGTAATGGCCTACTGGTTTCCCGATGTGAACGGCGTACTCTGGAGCGCGCTGTTCCTGGCGTTGATGTTCGGCCTCAATGCCTTGTCGGCACGTGGCTTCGGCGAGTCGGAGTTCTGGTTCGCCACCATCAAGGTGATCACCGTGCTGGTGTTCATCGCCATAGGCCTCCTGATGGTGTTCGGCATTCTCAACGGTGGCGCGCCCGAGGGCATCTGGGGCAACGTGGCCAACTTCACGGCCGGCGATGCGCCGTTCGCCGGTGGATTTGCCGCGCTGATCGGCGTGGCCATGGTGGTGGGCTTCTCGTTCCAGGGCACCGAGCTCATCGGCATCGCCGCCGGTGAATCGGAAGATCCCGCCAGGAACGTGCCGCGTGCCGTGCGCAAGGTGTTCTGGCGCATTCTGCTGTTCTATGTGTTTGCGATCCTGATCATCGGCCTGCTGATTCCCTATACCGATCCCAAGCTGCTCAAGAACGACCTGGGCGACATCGCTGTCAGCCCGTTCACCCTGGTGTTCGAGCGCGCGGGCCTGCTCGGCGCGGCGGCGGTGACGAATGCCGTCGTGCTCACGTCGGTGTTGTCCGCCGGCAACTCGGGCATGTATGCCTCCACACGCATGCTCTACGCGCTGGCGGAGCAAGGCATGGCGCCCCGGATCTTCGCACGCGTGAATCGGCGCGGCGTGCCGGTGCTGGCGCTGATCGCCACCACCGTGATCGCTGCGATGTGTTTTCTGACCAACATCTTCAGCCCGTCAGCCGTCTACATCTGGCTGCTGAATCTCTCGGGCATGTGCGGCTTTGTGGCCTGGCTGGGCATCGCGGTGAGCCACTACCGTTTCCGCAAGGGCTGCGAGGTACAGAACTACCCGCTCGGCAACCTGCCCTACCGCGCGCCTGCATTCCCGGTAGGCCCGGTATTCGCATTCGTGCTGTGCATGATCATCACGCTGGGTCAGAACTACGAGAACTTCCTGGCCGACAAGATCGACTGGGCGGGCGTGGTCGCCACCTACATCGGACTGCCGCTGTTCCTCGCAATCTGGTTCGGCTACAAATGGATCAAGGGTACGCGCATCGTGGCGTACAAGGACATGGACGTCAGCGGCGCGCGCTGA